One genomic region from Phragmites australis chromosome 1, lpPhrAust1.1, whole genome shotgun sequence encodes:
- the LOC133889280 gene encoding uncharacterized protein LOC133889280 isoform X1: MLSPLPLLRLRSANEIFAADRDIRDACYISSRAVKSSRPLWSRLALHGVPVPLPSDRRHMLCVDSISSVFGSNSRMADHFALMTGRLLTESTLRSAIHEASAVPATTAGYEYDQPDPSSVPEDVQLGMGKAESGVMVECRICQEEADEAYMETPCSCKGSLKYAHHICVQRWCNEKGDTICEICLQQFTPNYTAPSKLFRYGRNPISFRGAGERPENRSTSYGQTVDQADGASSFDTQSSNPKGVIYCRVVVIALMALLVLREAISLILDGKEAHSIELITLLLMFRTVGIVIPVYIILISVTALLHRCNQQQAVHETPVSEPAGGGGLQPMPPQQQQHIINIR, encoded by the exons ATGCTCTCGCCGTTGCCTCTGCTCAGGCTCCGCTCAG CCAACGAGATCTTTGCGGCGGACAGAGACATACGCGATGCGTGCTATATCTCGTCTCGTGCCGTGAAAAGCTCCCGGCCTTTGTGGTCTCGGCTGGCTCTGCACGGCGTCCCGGTTCCTCTGCCCAG CGATCGTCGCCACATGCTGTGTGTTGATTCGATCTCCAGCGTCTTTGGAAGCAATTCGAGGATGGCCGACCACTTCGCGCTGATGACGGGCCGGCTGCTCACCGAGTCGACACTCCGGTCCGCCATCCATGAGGCCTCCGCCGTCCCTGCCACGACGGCTGGTTATGAATATGACCAGCCAGACCCCTCCTCCGTTCCAGAAGATGTTCAGCTGGGCATGGGCAAGGCAGAGAGTGGTGTCATGGTGGAGTGCAGAATCTGCCAAGAGGAAGCTGACGAGGCCTACATGGAGACCCCCTGCTCCTGCAAGGGCAGCTTGAAG TACGCTCACCACATATGCGTCCAGCGGTGGtgtaatgagaagggagacaccATATGTGAGATATGCTTGCAG CAATTCACACCAAACTACACTGCTCCTTCGAAGTTGTTTCGGTATGGAAGGAACCCAATTAGCTTCAG GGGAGCTGGAGAAAGACCAGAAAATCGCAGTACTAGTTACGGTCAAACTGTGGATCAAGCTGATGGCGCATCAAGCTTTGACACTCAAAGTTCCAACCCGAAAGGTGTCATATACTGCCGTGTAGTTGTCATAGCT TTGATGGCCTTGTTGGTGCTCCGTGAGGCAATCTCGCTTATCCTCGACGGTAAAGAAGCGCACTCAATAGAGCTAATCACT CTGCTGCTGATGTTCAGAACGGTCGGAATTGTGATACCAGTCTACATCATCTTGATATCAGTTACTGCATTGCTTCATCGATGTAATCAACAACAG GCAGTGCACGAGACGCCGGTTTCAGAACCTGCAGGAGGAGGGGGCTTACAGCCGATGCCAcctcaacagcagcagcatATCATCAACATCCGGTAG
- the LOC133889280 gene encoding uncharacterized protein LOC133889280 isoform X2: MLSPLPLLRLRSANEIFAADRDIRDACYISSRAVKSSRPLWSRLALHGVPVPLPSDRRHMLCVDSISSVFGSNSRMADHFALMTGRLLTESTLRSAIHEASAVPATTAGYEYDQPDPSSVPEDVQLGMGKAESGVMVECRICQEEADEAYMETPCSCKGSLKYAHHICVQRWCNEKGDTICEICLQQFTPNYTAPSKLFRYGRNPISFRGAGERPENRSTSYGQTVDQADGASSFDTQSSNPKGVIYCRVVVIALMALLVLREAISLILDGKEAHSIELITNGRNCDTSLHHLDISYCIASSM, from the exons ATGCTCTCGCCGTTGCCTCTGCTCAGGCTCCGCTCAG CCAACGAGATCTTTGCGGCGGACAGAGACATACGCGATGCGTGCTATATCTCGTCTCGTGCCGTGAAAAGCTCCCGGCCTTTGTGGTCTCGGCTGGCTCTGCACGGCGTCCCGGTTCCTCTGCCCAG CGATCGTCGCCACATGCTGTGTGTTGATTCGATCTCCAGCGTCTTTGGAAGCAATTCGAGGATGGCCGACCACTTCGCGCTGATGACGGGCCGGCTGCTCACCGAGTCGACACTCCGGTCCGCCATCCATGAGGCCTCCGCCGTCCCTGCCACGACGGCTGGTTATGAATATGACCAGCCAGACCCCTCCTCCGTTCCAGAAGATGTTCAGCTGGGCATGGGCAAGGCAGAGAGTGGTGTCATGGTGGAGTGCAGAATCTGCCAAGAGGAAGCTGACGAGGCCTACATGGAGACCCCCTGCTCCTGCAAGGGCAGCTTGAAG TACGCTCACCACATATGCGTCCAGCGGTGGtgtaatgagaagggagacaccATATGTGAGATATGCTTGCAG CAATTCACACCAAACTACACTGCTCCTTCGAAGTTGTTTCGGTATGGAAGGAACCCAATTAGCTTCAG GGGAGCTGGAGAAAGACCAGAAAATCGCAGTACTAGTTACGGTCAAACTGTGGATCAAGCTGATGGCGCATCAAGCTTTGACACTCAAAGTTCCAACCCGAAAGGTGTCATATACTGCCGTGTAGTTGTCATAGCT TTGATGGCCTTGTTGGTGCTCCGTGAGGCAATCTCGCTTATCCTCGACGGTAAAGAAGCGCACTCAATAGAGCTAATCACT AACGGTCGGAATTGTGATACCAGTCTACATCATCTTGATATCAGTTACTGCATTGCTTCATCGATGTAA
- the LOC133889280 gene encoding uncharacterized protein LOC133889280 isoform X3 codes for MLCVDSISSVFGSNSRMADHFALMTGRLLTESTLRSAIHEASAVPATTAGYEYDQPDPSSVPEDVQLGMGKAESGVMVECRICQEEADEAYMETPCSCKGSLKYAHHICVQRWCNEKGDTICEICLQQFTPNYTAPSKLFRYGRNPISFRGAGERPENRSTSYGQTVDQADGASSFDTQSSNPKGVIYCRVVVIALMALLVLREAISLILDGKEAHSIELITLLLMFRTVGIVIPVYIILISVTALLHRCNQQQAVHETPVSEPAGGGGLQPMPPQQQQHIINIR; via the exons ATGCTGTGTGTTGATTCGATCTCCAGCGTCTTTGGAAGCAATTCGAGGATGGCCGACCACTTCGCGCTGATGACGGGCCGGCTGCTCACCGAGTCGACACTCCGGTCCGCCATCCATGAGGCCTCCGCCGTCCCTGCCACGACGGCTGGTTATGAATATGACCAGCCAGACCCCTCCTCCGTTCCAGAAGATGTTCAGCTGGGCATGGGCAAGGCAGAGAGTGGTGTCATGGTGGAGTGCAGAATCTGCCAAGAGGAAGCTGACGAGGCCTACATGGAGACCCCCTGCTCCTGCAAGGGCAGCTTGAAG TACGCTCACCACATATGCGTCCAGCGGTGGtgtaatgagaagggagacaccATATGTGAGATATGCTTGCAG CAATTCACACCAAACTACACTGCTCCTTCGAAGTTGTTTCGGTATGGAAGGAACCCAATTAGCTTCAG GGGAGCTGGAGAAAGACCAGAAAATCGCAGTACTAGTTACGGTCAAACTGTGGATCAAGCTGATGGCGCATCAAGCTTTGACACTCAAAGTTCCAACCCGAAAGGTGTCATATACTGCCGTGTAGTTGTCATAGCT TTGATGGCCTTGTTGGTGCTCCGTGAGGCAATCTCGCTTATCCTCGACGGTAAAGAAGCGCACTCAATAGAGCTAATCACT CTGCTGCTGATGTTCAGAACGGTCGGAATTGTGATACCAGTCTACATCATCTTGATATCAGTTACTGCATTGCTTCATCGATGTAATCAACAACAG GCAGTGCACGAGACGCCGGTTTCAGAACCTGCAGGAGGAGGGGGCTTACAGCCGATGCCAcctcaacagcagcagcatATCATCAACATCCGGTAG
- the LOC133918280 gene encoding uncharacterized protein LOC133918280, with amino-acid sequence MSDCVAKRFGKKEEFAILSSQSDLGKSSYHKHSPWMSHWTRASISAEPQCGNSCCPFEEIGDVGYSKDCGTLPFELIKARVAERFMLGVSNAGASAGDTQQFNSKMWGVTHNVCQGVECKNDQVDRSFESSMTQKNVNLYAANAVVSERFSVHKLSDISVNSRKVLSSDNLSSEWNHFPIFEINQKIDGILNPRRSAVGTSPDKPFVPQKALKVKMCASNVMTFSSKEYQFHSHQITDENMNNCRSAVGIQSHEDNHIGLNSDHAGRELKGHLSIEESCSCSKNETNPSCSLTDKRCASVKLKDLSHWANENKFMFSASRKENENIETKKLGPSGGCQKQQDFERVAFHGPVLDREYEMKPVNASAPSKGNAVETGCRANLLQPEENVNTHRVDSAMKLTESCELPDNIENTLTMKSKGETLAAGKPPKVKLTSSKRKPPCLFEMLTLPSKSQATRFKDPTSSGFAATSTQKLTNVPRDSDSPNMAKSEQIAPSSIRGVSSSSRGNETVNLSAENHNSSKATCASEQEWSMSKTASMNLDLVFQIGRMGNPVSSALIESPACSEPSDKWLKRLRHNISDAHFLCSKRPKVGDGPQPGETCTVFGREIDCDTHSANMINHVKEDQLRYGRLMNQQNREGSPISAKSFNRWIGRWCQGGAPTFHGTSNVEKQTPKSNTPPNDLESQFPSIAAMAMMGRVMNKLRPCELQKRGPSVVWKTHGL; translated from the exons ATGTCAGACTGTGTTGCCAAAAGATTTGGGAAGAAAGAAGAGTTTGCAATCCTGTCAAGCCAAAGTGATCTTGGAAAATCATCTTACCACAAGCATTCCCCGTGGATGTCACATTGGACCAGAGCAAGCATCAGTGCAGAACCTCAGTGTGGCAATAGCTGTTGTCCTTTTGAGGAAATTGGCGATGTTGGCTATTCAAAAGATTGTGGGACTTTACCTTTTGAGCTTATTAAAGCTAGAGTGGCTGAAAGGTTTATGCTGGGAGTGAGCAATGCAGGTGCCTCTGCAGGGGATACACAGCAGTTTAATTCTAAGATGTGGGGTGTAACGCACAATGTTTGCCAAGGAGTTGAATGCAAGAATGATCAGGTTGATAGATCTTTTGAAAGTTCCATGACGCAGAAAAATGTGAACTTATATGCTGCTAACGCAGTGGTATCAGAAAGATTTTCTGTTCATAAGCTTTCTGATATATCTGTGAATTCTCGTAAGGTTTTGAGCTCTGACAATCTGAGTTCGGAGTGGAATCACTTCCCTATATTTGAAATCAACCAGAAGATTGACGGTATACTTAACCCAAGACGCTCTGCAGTTGGTACTTCACCTGATAAGCCTTTTGTTCCACAGAAAGCTTTAAAGGTAAAGATGTGTGCATCTAATGTGATGACATTTTCATCGAAGGAATATCAGTTCCACTCGCATCAAATAACTGATGAGAATATGAATAACTGCAGATCTGCAGTGGGCATCCAATCTCACGAAGATAATCATATTGGTCTCAATTCTGATCACGCAGGGAGAGAACTGAAAGGCCATTTATCAATTGAAGAGTCGTGCTCTTGCAGCAAGAATGAAACTAATCCATCATGTTCATTGACAGACAAGCGCTGTGCTAGCGTGAAATTGAAGGACTTGTCTCATTGGGCTAATGAGAACAAGTTCATGTTCTCAGCAAGCAgaaaagagaatgaaaatatTGAAACTAAGAAATTAGGACCATCAGGAGGATGCCAAAAGCAACAAGATTTTGAGAGAGTAGCATTTCATGGGCCAGTGCTTGATAGAGAATATGAGATGAAACCAGTTAATGCTTCTGCCCCCAGTAAAGGAAATGCTGTGGAAACTGGTTGTCGTGCTAATCTATTACAACCTGAAGAGAATGTGAATACACACAGAGTAGATTCTGCAATGAAGTTGACAGAATCCTGTGAGTTACCGGATAATATTGAAAACACGCTGACAATGAAGAGCAAGGGTGAGACACTGGCTGCTGGGAAACCACCAAAGGTTAAATTGACAAGTAGCAAGCGAAAGCCCCCCTGCTTATTCGAAATGTTAACACTACCTTCCAAGTCACAAGCTACACGTTTCAAAGATCCGACATCTTCAG GTTTTGCTGCTACATCAACACAAAAG CTTACAAATGTTCCGCGGGACTCTGACAGTCCAAACATGGCAAAATCCGAGCAGATAGCGCCTTCATCAATCAGAGGAGTATCAAGCAGCAGTAGAGGAAATGAAACTGTCAATCTGAGTGCAGAAAATCACAACTCCTCAAAAGCAACATGTGCCAGTGAGCAAGAATGGAGCATGTCCAAAACAGCAAGCATGAACCTAgatctagtttttcaaataGGCAGAATGGGAAATCCAGTTTCCAGTGCTCTAATTGAGTCACCAGCATGTTCAGAGCCAAGTGACAAGTGGCTCAAACGCCTGCGACACAATATCTCAGATGCTCATTTCCTTTGTTCCAAGAGACCAAAGGTTGGAGATGGCCCACAACCTGGCGAAACATGTACCGTGTTTGGTCGAGAGATTGATTGTGACACACACAGTGCCAACATGATCAACCATGTGAAGGAGGATCAACTAAGGTATGGAAGACTGATGAACCAACAAAACCGAGAAGGCTCACCTATTTCAGCAAAAAGTTTTAATCGTTGGATAGGAAGATGGTGCCAAGGCGGCGCCCCTACTTTTCATGGAACTTCAAATGTAGAGAAACAAACCCCCAAGTCTAATACGCCACCTAATGATCTTGAAAGTCAGTTTCCAAGCATTGCTGCAATGGCGATGATGGGGCGGGTAATGAACAAGCTGCGGCCGTGTGAGCTTCAGAAAAGGGGTCCTTCGGTAGTCTGGAAGACACATGGGTTATGA
- the LOC133918271 gene encoding small ribosomal subunit protein RACK1z-like, whose protein sequence is MAGAQETLVLAGMMRGHNDVVTAIAAPIDNSPFIVSSSRDKSLLVWDLTNPIPVTQDNTNTTDYGVPFRRLTGHSHFVQDVVLSSDGQFALSGSWDGDLRLWDLSTGLTTRRFVGHEKDVLSVAFSVDNRQIVSASRDRTIKLWNTLGECKYTIGGDHGSEGHNGWVSCVRFSPSTLQPMIVSGSWDRTVKVWNLTNCKLRCTLDGHGGYVNAVAVSPDGSLCASGGKDGYTLLWDLVEGQRLYSLDAGAIIHSLCFSPNRYWLCAATQDSIKIWDLESKHIVQDLKPEVPIAKNQMLYCTSLSWSADGSTLYAGYTDGTIRIFKISGYIYSG, encoded by the exons ATGGCCGGCGCGCAGGAGACCCTGGTGCTCGCCGGCATGATGCGCGGCCATAACGACGTGGTGACGGCGATCGCCGCGCCCATCGACAACTCCCCCTTCATCGTCTCCTCCTCCCGCGACAAGTCCCTGCTGGTCTGGGACCTCACCAACCCCATTCCGGTCACCCAGGACAACACCAACACTACCGACTACGGCGTCCCCTTCCGCCGCCTCACCGGACACTCCCACTTCGTCCAGGACGTCGTCCTCAGCTCCGACGGCCAGTTTGCGCTCTCCGGATCCTGGGATGGCGACCTTCGCCTCTGGGACCTCTCCACCGGTCTCACCACCCGCCGCTTCGTCGGTCACGAGAAGGACGTCCTCTCCGTTGCCTTTTCcgtcgacaaccgccagatTGTCTCCGCCTCCCGCGACCGCACCATCAAGCTCTGGAACACCCTTGGCGAGTGCAAGTACACCATTGGCGGCGACCACGGCAGCGAGGGGCACAACGGTTGGGTCTCCTGCGTCCGCTTCTCGCCCAGCACCTTGCAGCCAATGATTGTGTCCGGCTCCTGGGACCGCACCGTCAAGGTGTGGAACCTTACCAACTGCAAGCTCCGCTGCACTCTCGATGGGCACGGCGGCTATGTCAACGCCGTCGCGGTGAGCCCAGACGGTTCTCTGTGCGCCTCCGGAGGCAAGGATGGCTACACTCTACTGTGGGACTTGGTTGAGGGCCAGAGGCTGTACTCGCTCGATGCGGGCGCAATCATCCACTCGCTCTGCTTCTCGCCCAACCGCTACTGGCTCTGCGCAGCGACACAGGATTCCATCAAGATCTGGGATCTTGAATCGAAGCACATTGTGCAGGATCTTAAGCCCGAGGTCCCTATCGCCAAGAACCAG ATGCTTTACTGCACTAGCTTGAGCTGGAGCGCAGATGGAAGCACACTCTACGCTGGATACACTGATGGAACCATCCGGATCTTTAAGATCTCAGGGTACATCTACTCGGGCTAG